The Caldalkalibacillus thermarum sequence TTTGTGTACAATTCATCTGAAGTCCTCCTTGGTATGGTGAGTGATGTGGTTGACACCCCTGCATCATACCAAGAGGGCTTTTTTTGATCAAGTCCCCGGAAAAGCTCCTAACGGGAATGCTCCTTTAAGAAATTTGGCTCTCCTCCGCTTGGGCCCGATAAGAGATTTGATTTAAGATCATGGCCGTCTGCTTGTCGATATACTCTTCCAGGGTGAAGTTTTTAGCCAAAGCCCAGCGCCGGAAGACCCACATTTCGCCCAGAACCATAATATTATGGGCCATCAGTTTCACATCTTTGGGATCCATGGCAATGCTGCCGTCTTCAATCCCCTTTTTCAACACCTGTTCAAAAATAGAGGTGATCTCCTCTTCCCTTTTCAACACATACCGCAATGTGTCTGCCGGCAAAGACTTGGCTTCCTGATAGATAATCAATATCTGGTCTTGCATGTGATCCATGATCTCAAACAGCCGCCGGATGGCCTGCACCAGCGACTCACGGCCCGTTGCTTGCTCTTTCAGCACAGGCAAGAGCCGGTCCTCCAATTCCTGATGGATGGCATCGCAGACCAGATACAGCACATCTT is a genomic window containing:
- a CDS encoding TetR/AcrR family transcriptional regulator, which translates into the protein MTHPRKKIPTLVKDQRLIQKRREQMIAAAVSLFTEKGFHKTTTREIASKAGFSIGTLYEYIQSKEDVLYLVCDAIHQELEDRLLPVLKEQATGRESLVQAIRRLFEIMDHMQDQILIIYQEAKSLPADTLRYVLKREEEITSIFEQVLKKGIEDGSIAMDPKDVKLMAHNIMVLGEMWVFRRWALAKNFTLEEYIDKQTAMILNQISYRAQAEESQIS